The Novosphingobium terrae genome has a window encoding:
- a CDS encoding MarR family winged helix-turn-helix transcriptional regulator, with protein MMNDDALSQAVPGDLADTDYVALADFRHALRQFLAFSEAAATACGLTPQQHQALLAIRGAGEREVTVGYVAERLILKPHSATGLIDRLEALGLVERRAAPGDKRRALLVLTDKAREQLARLTATHREEILRLRPMLNGLLHQIEGRPGL; from the coding sequence ATGATGAATGACGACGCCCTCAGCCAGGCCGTGCCCGGCGATCTGGCCGACACCGATTACGTGGCGCTGGCCGATTTCCGCCATGCCCTGCGCCAGTTTCTGGCCTTCAGTGAGGCGGCGGCGACCGCTTGCGGCCTCACCCCTCAGCAGCATCAGGCGCTGCTGGCGATTCGCGGTGCGGGGGAGCGGGAGGTCACCGTGGGCTATGTTGCCGAGCGGCTGATCCTGAAGCCTCACAGCGCCACCGGGCTGATCGACCGGCTGGAGGCCCTCGGCCTTGTCGAGCGCCGCGCCGCGCCCGGAGACAAGCGCCGCGCCCTGCTGGTGCTGACCGACAAGGCGCGCGAACAACTCGCCCGGCTGACGGCCACCCATCGCGAGGAAATCCTGCGCCTGCGCCCCATGCTCAACGGCCTGCTTCACCAGATCGAGGGCCGCCCGGGGCTTTGA
- a CDS encoding HPP family protein gives MTTPANRLHGFAHWIGIQPASTPTRIVQAFIGSALGILFTGAVMHLWLGHAGGLPLLIAPMGASAVLLFAVPASPLAQPWAIIGGNTISALSGILWMKLIGDPATAAGLAVATAIAMMSLARCLHPPGGAVALTTVIGGPAVVGAGWGFALLPVLVNCLLLVGIGWLFNAAVRGNYPHRAAAYVAPPAGGVGYTIADVDEVLAHYDDLLDVSSEDLDTLFRQVESRAWRRLHGVIRCAQIMREARALAPEASLQDAERAMAAQDLHALPVVAPDGHVEGLLGVAQLGGQGMVSQAMDRSPCIASADTPIDEVLPILSGGRYHEAIIVDGHGRYLGLVTQTELLSALWRGHIAEAIAGKGA, from the coding sequence ATGACCACCCCGGCCAACCGGCTTCACGGCTTTGCGCATTGGATCGGCATCCAGCCGGCCAGCACGCCCACGCGCATCGTGCAGGCCTTTATCGGCTCGGCGCTGGGCATTCTGTTCACCGGGGCGGTGATGCATCTCTGGCTGGGGCATGCAGGAGGCCTGCCGCTGCTGATCGCGCCGATGGGCGCCTCGGCGGTGCTGCTCTTCGCGGTGCCGGCCAGTCCGCTGGCGCAGCCCTGGGCGATCATTGGCGGCAACACGATCTCGGCGCTGTCGGGCATTCTCTGGATGAAGCTGATCGGTGATCCGGCCACTGCGGCGGGTCTGGCCGTCGCCACCGCCATTGCCATGATGAGCCTGGCCCGCTGCCTCCACCCGCCCGGCGGCGCGGTGGCGCTGACCACGGTGATCGGCGGCCCGGCGGTGGTGGGCGCGGGGTGGGGTTTCGCCTTGCTGCCGGTTCTGGTGAACTGCCTGCTGCTGGTGGGGATCGGCTGGCTGTTCAATGCGGCGGTGCGCGGCAATTATCCGCATCGCGCGGCGGCCTATGTGGCGCCGCCAGCGGGCGGCGTGGGCTATACCATCGCCGATGTGGATGAGGTGCTGGCCCATTACGACGATCTGCTCGATGTCAGCAGCGAGGATCTCGATACGCTGTTCCGTCAGGTGGAGAGCCGGGCATGGCGCCGGCTGCATGGCGTGATCCGCTGCGCCCAGATCATGCGCGAGGCCCGGGCGCTGGCCCCGGAGGCCTCGCTTCAGGATGCCGAGCGGGCCATGGCGGCGCAGGATTTGCACGCCCTGCCGGTGGTGGCGCCCGATGGCCATGTCGAGGGCCTGCTGGGCGTGGCGCAACTGGGCGGGCAGGGCATGGTCTCGCAGGCGATGGACCGGTCACCCTGCATCGCCTCGGCCGATACGCCCATCGATGAGGTGCTGCCGATCCTCTCGGGCGGCCGCTATCATGAGGCGATCATCGTCGATGGCCATGGCCGCTATCTGGGCCTCGTCACCCAGACCGAATTGCTGAGCGCCCTGTGGCGCGGGCATATCGCCGAAGCCATCGCCGGGAAAGGGGCCTGA